The following are encoded in a window of Sandaracinaceae bacterium genomic DNA:
- a CDS encoding iron-sulfur cluster-binding domain-containing protein, whose protein sequence is MPSENPTQLQRAREWVNRSLFNTPTAGAYFEHLVGGVVPSWSLLECKARVVEVIRETADTQTWVLKPSRRFRGFAAGQHVHVVVQKGGVRETRTFSLSSSPSRWRESGTVCITVKRVPKGRVTGWMHEQLEAGDVVVLSEAAGAFTLGIDPGACAYLAAGSGITPVMSHLRERVASNAPGSATLLYFANTRRDFIFGDELQRLRERARDISVHFVASHEPSPLPSTAGSGAHDLPQTVLAAAHVERLLAAAPRQVFVCGPPAFRHLAKQLLGEAGFDRARVVEESFGLPPVPVTEGEPVVVTFHSSDTTVRTEQAGTLLDLAEGAGLTPRSGCRAGICHTCKCTKRSGVVRNLLTGELSGPGKEDVQLCISVPVTDVGMDL, encoded by the coding sequence TGAGTGGGTGAACCGCAGCCTCTTCAACACCCCCACGGCGGGCGCCTACTTCGAGCACCTCGTGGGAGGCGTGGTCCCCAGTTGGTCGCTGCTGGAGTGCAAGGCGCGCGTCGTCGAAGTGATTCGGGAGACCGCCGACACCCAGACGTGGGTCCTGAAGCCGAGTCGACGCTTCCGGGGCTTCGCTGCCGGACAGCACGTGCACGTGGTGGTGCAGAAGGGAGGCGTGCGTGAGACGCGCACCTTCTCGCTGTCTTCCTCTCCATCGCGCTGGCGTGAGTCGGGGACGGTGTGCATCACGGTGAAGCGGGTCCCGAAAGGGCGCGTGACGGGCTGGATGCACGAACAGCTCGAGGCCGGGGACGTGGTCGTCCTCTCGGAAGCCGCCGGGGCGTTCACGCTCGGCATCGACCCGGGCGCGTGCGCGTACCTCGCTGCGGGCTCGGGCATCACCCCCGTCATGTCTCACCTCCGTGAGCGGGTGGCCTCGAACGCGCCTGGAAGCGCCACGCTTCTCTACTTCGCCAACACGCGCCGCGACTTCATCTTTGGCGACGAGCTGCAGCGCCTCCGCGAACGCGCGCGCGACATCTCGGTGCACTTCGTGGCATCCCACGAACCATCGCCGTTGCCATCCACGGCAGGCTCCGGCGCCCATGACTTGCCACAGACGGTCCTCGCGGCTGCGCACGTCGAGCGGCTGCTGGCGGCCGCGCCACGCCAGGTCTTCGTGTGCGGCCCGCCCGCGTTCCGCCACCTCGCGAAGCAGCTGTTGGGGGAGGCCGGCTTCGACCGAGCTCGAGTCGTGGAGGAGTCCTTTGGATTGCCGCCCGTCCCGGTGACGGAGGGCGAGCCCGTCGTCGTCACGTTCCACAGCAGCGACACCACAGTGCGCACCGAGCAGGCCGGCACCCTGCTCGATCTCGCCGAGGGAGCCGGCCTCACGCCTCGCTCTGGATGTCGCGCGGGCATCTGCCACACGTGCAAGTGCACCAAGCGCTCGGGCGTGGTGCGCAACCTCCTGACGGGCGAGCTGTCCGGCCCAGGGAAAGAAGATGTGCAGCTGTGCATTTCGGTCCCGGTCACCGACGTGGGCATGGACCTGTGA
- a CDS encoding acyl-CoA desaturase, with amino-acid sequence MSITNTPSITSAQATHAPRDVDPRWERPTLTPEQLDGLARDLDQIRADVRADMGEKDARYIKRVVRMQRALEVVGRCLVHFGFTPFTLVPGVLALGLSKILDNMAIGHNVMHGQYDWMNDPTLSSRTFDWDNTCDRESWQRTHNHEHHYFTNVLGKDRDFGYALFRLSDDVKWRPPHRIQLLELGILSAGFQWFVALHEMEVEKFATGEVTLESKRQYIRDTRAKILRVAFKEYLFFPALAGPFFWKVLLCNLLANVIRNLWASTVIFLGHFPHQAQTFTEDDLAHESRGQWYLRQMLGSANIEGGHLMHVLTGQLSCQIEHHLFPDLPANRYEEIAPKVRAVCEKYGVAYNTGPFLRQYGSFLRRLMKYSTRPSDERRVDPRYRKLQEATGASAV; translated from the coding sequence ATGTCGATCACCAACACACCAAGCATCACCTCTGCGCAGGCGACGCACGCGCCGCGTGACGTGGATCCGCGCTGGGAGCGCCCCACGCTGACCCCCGAGCAGCTCGACGGCCTCGCCCGCGACCTCGACCAGATTCGCGCCGACGTGCGCGCTGACATGGGGGAGAAGGACGCCCGCTACATCAAGCGCGTGGTCCGCATGCAGCGCGCGCTCGAGGTCGTCGGGCGCTGCCTCGTGCACTTCGGCTTCACGCCCTTCACCCTCGTGCCGGGTGTGCTGGCGCTGGGCCTCTCGAAGATCCTCGACAACATGGCCATCGGTCACAACGTGATGCACGGGCAGTACGACTGGATGAACGACCCCACGCTGAGCTCGCGCACGTTCGACTGGGACAACACGTGCGACCGCGAATCGTGGCAGCGCACGCACAACCATGAGCACCACTACTTCACCAACGTCCTCGGGAAGGACCGTGACTTCGGCTACGCGCTCTTCCGCCTGTCCGACGACGTGAAGTGGCGCCCGCCCCACCGCATCCAGCTGCTGGAGCTGGGCATCCTGAGCGCCGGCTTCCAGTGGTTCGTGGCGCTGCACGAGATGGAGGTGGAGAAATTCGCCACCGGCGAGGTGACGCTCGAGTCCAAGCGCCAGTACATCCGCGACACCCGCGCGAAGATCCTGCGGGTCGCCTTCAAGGAGTACCTCTTCTTCCCGGCGCTCGCGGGTCCGTTCTTCTGGAAGGTGCTGCTCTGCAACCTCCTCGCGAACGTCATTCGCAACCTGTGGGCGTCCACCGTCATCTTCCTTGGTCACTTCCCACACCAGGCGCAGACGTTCACCGAGGATGACCTCGCGCACGAGTCACGAGGGCAGTGGTATCTCCGCCAGATGCTGGGCTCCGCCAACATCGAGGGCGGGCACCTCATGCACGTCCTCACCGGCCAGCTGAGCTGCCAGATCGAGCACCACCTCTTCCCGGACCTGCCAGCCAACCGCTACGAAGAGATTGCACCCAAGGTGCGCGCGGTCTGCGAGAAGTACGGAGTCGCCTACAACACTGGGCCCTTCCTGCGCCAGTACGGCAGCTTCCTCCGACGCCTGATGAAGTACTCCACGCGGCCGAGCGATGAACGCCGCGTCGACCCGAGGTATCGCAAGCTCCAGGAGGCGACCGGGGCAAGCGCAGTCTGA
- a CDS encoding winged helix-turn-helix transcriptional regulator translates to MKDVQILRSFGVLNRTFLTYFSQSLAGEGLSYSEGVILANVGDTPGVTQQALAVDLVIDRAAVARAVKGLREKGLVREKQADADRRVKQLRLTRTGERVVAKIAQWNDAWIGFVTADLGARERDTFMAALGKLVAQAKLAPPVALLD, encoded by the coding sequence ATGAAGGATGTACAGATTCTGAGGTCGTTCGGGGTCCTCAACCGCACGTTCCTGACGTACTTTTCTCAGTCGCTAGCGGGCGAGGGGCTCTCCTACTCCGAAGGGGTCATCCTCGCGAACGTGGGAGACACCCCCGGCGTGACGCAGCAAGCGCTGGCGGTCGATCTGGTGATCGATCGGGCGGCGGTGGCGCGTGCCGTGAAGGGACTCCGCGAGAAGGGACTCGTGCGCGAGAAACAGGCGGACGCGGACCGTCGCGTCAAGCAACTCCGGCTCACGCGCACGGGTGAACGCGTGGTCGCCAAGATTGCTCAGTGGAACGACGCATGGATCGGGTTCGTCACGGCCGACCTCGGCGCCCGAGAGCGCGACACGTTCATGGCGGCGCTCGGCAAGTTGGTCGCGCAGGCGAAGCTGGCCCCGCCCGTAGCGCTCTTGGACTAG
- a CDS encoding alpha/beta hydrolase — MCEPQLVLSDEDDPATHRDRWHATLAEAGIVERRVRVGSSTLYYAEGPPAGPPLLLLHAQHMDWYSYSRVLSELSQSFHVFAVSYHGHGMTRSPVGRLNAMDIGVDLTAFIEHVIGEPVFLTGNSSGGLLSLWLAANEPGWVRAVLLEDPPLFTSELPRSRGTIAFRTFETCHEYLETNSREDFLLYWLASNQEFVVSRFGTFGYRLVVSGIETYRVDHPGERIELNFLPDIVRLLIRGLDVYDPHFGDAFYDGSWSEGFDQAEALQRVEAPTLLLHANFEYLEDGTLNGALDDADAARAMSLLSAGSYLRIDSEHVVHLDHPSEFVRIAQEFFLGP; from the coding sequence GTGTGCGAACCCCAACTGGTCCTCTCCGATGAGGACGACCCCGCGACGCACCGCGACCGCTGGCACGCCACGCTCGCCGAAGCAGGGATCGTAGAGAGGCGGGTTCGAGTTGGCAGCTCGACCCTGTACTACGCGGAGGGGCCGCCGGCGGGGCCGCCGCTCTTGCTCCTGCACGCGCAGCACATGGACTGGTACAGCTACAGTCGCGTGCTGTCCGAGTTGTCCCAGTCGTTCCACGTCTTCGCGGTCTCGTACCACGGCCACGGGATGACGCGGAGCCCCGTCGGTCGCCTCAACGCGATGGACATCGGCGTCGACCTCACCGCGTTCATCGAGCACGTGATCGGCGAGCCGGTCTTTCTCACGGGCAATTCGTCTGGCGGCCTGCTCTCGCTCTGGCTCGCGGCGAACGAGCCGGGCTGGGTCCGGGCGGTCCTGCTCGAGGATCCGCCGCTGTTCACCTCGGAGCTTCCACGCTCGCGGGGGACCATCGCCTTCCGCACGTTCGAGACGTGCCACGAGTACCTCGAGACCAACAGCCGCGAGGACTTCCTGCTCTACTGGCTCGCGTCGAACCAAGAGTTCGTGGTCAGCCGTTTCGGCACCTTCGGCTATCGGCTCGTCGTGTCCGGCATCGAGACGTATCGAGTCGATCACCCCGGCGAGCGGATCGAGCTGAACTTCTTGCCCGACATCGTCCGCCTGCTCATTCGTGGCCTCGATGTCTACGACCCGCACTTCGGAGACGCGTTCTACGACGGGAGCTGGAGCGAGGGCTTCGACCAAGCGGAGGCGCTGCAACGGGTGGAGGCGCCCACACTGCTCCTGCACGCGAACTTCGAGTACCTGGAGGATGGCACGCTCAACGGCGCGCTCGACGACGCCGACGCGGCGCGTGCGATGTCACTCTTGAGCGCCGGTAGCTACCTCCGCATCGACTCCGAGCACGTCGTTCATCTGGACCACCCGAGCGAGTTCGTCCGCATCGCGCAGGAGTTCTTCCTCGGGCCATGA